In a single window of the Bradyrhizobium erythrophlei genome:
- a CDS encoding SRPBCC family protein, which produces MNEVVVIAPVRKTVHVKAPIAHAFDVFTSGLTRWWPYDHGVGKMPIQKVLMEPRLGGRWLEISEDGTETAVATITHWEPPHRLVMIWQINAQWKPDPAMKSEVDVRFAADGPDATRVELLHHKFETMGAEAGASMRKDVDGGWPGLIERFVREAEQSNN; this is translated from the coding sequence ATGAACGAGGTCGTTGTCATCGCGCCCGTGCGCAAAACCGTACACGTCAAGGCGCCGATCGCCCACGCGTTCGACGTCTTCACCAGCGGTCTGACGCGCTGGTGGCCGTACGACCACGGCGTCGGCAAGATGCCGATTCAAAAGGTACTGATGGAGCCGCGCCTTGGCGGCCGCTGGCTCGAGATATCCGAAGACGGCACCGAGACCGCCGTCGCCACCATCACCCATTGGGAGCCGCCGCATCGGCTGGTGATGATCTGGCAGATCAACGCGCAGTGGAAGCCGGACCCCGCCATGAAATCCGAAGTCGATGTGCGCTTCGCCGCCGACGGGCCGGACGCCACGCGGGTCGAACTGCTGCACCACAAGTTCGAGACCATGGGTGCGGAGGCCGGCGCCTCGATGCGCAAAGACGTCGATGGCGGCTGGCCGGGCCTGATCGAGCGCTTTGTGCGCGAAGCCGAGCAGAGCAACAACTGA
- a CDS encoding thermonuclease family protein, with amino-acid sequence MKPIAFAVLLVLTSPAAAQDIIGQASVIDGDTIEIHGQRIRLWGIDAPESAQLCRGADSLLFRCGSAAANGLADYIGGRAVTCSPRATDRYRRVVAVCSVSDVDLARWLVGGGLALDWPKYSRGTYAADQVKAAGKGAGMFAGSYIEPWAYRACIRSGGRPQACSDGD; translated from the coding sequence ATGAAGCCGATTGCGTTCGCTGTACTGCTCGTTCTGACCTCGCCCGCGGCGGCCCAGGACATCATCGGACAAGCGAGCGTCATCGATGGCGACACCATCGAGATCCACGGCCAGCGCATTCGACTTTGGGGAATTGACGCACCCGAAAGTGCGCAACTCTGCCGCGGTGCGGACAGCCTGTTATTCCGGTGCGGGTCAGCGGCAGCGAACGGCCTTGCCGACTACATCGGCGGGCGTGCTGTAACGTGCTCGCCACGGGCCACAGATCGCTATCGGCGCGTTGTGGCGGTGTGCTCAGTGTCAGATGTTGATCTGGCGCGGTGGCTTGTAGGGGGCGGGCTGGCGCTGGATTGGCCTAAGTATTCGCGCGGGACTTATGCGGCGGATCAGGTAAAGGCAGCGGGGAAGGGCGCCGGCATGTTCGCCGGAAGCTATATCGAGCCTTGGGCTTATCGCGCTTGCATTCGATCCGGTGGCCGCCCGCAGGCGTGCAGCGACGGTGATTAG
- a CDS encoding M20/M25/M40 family metallo-hydrolase, which produces MNPANLPFDSEAMLQGLRGWVECESPTWDASAVNRMLDIAARDMAIMGATIERIAGTQGFGGCVRARFPHPKQGEPGILIAGHLDTVHPVGTLEKLKWRRDGNKCFGPGIFDMKGGNYLALEAIRQLARASFTTPLPVTVLFTPDEEVGTPSTRDIIEAEAARNKYVLVPEPGRPNNGVVTGRYAIARFNLEATGKPSHAGATLSSGRSAIREMARQIIAIDGMTTDDCTFSVGIVHGGQWVNCVATTCSGEALSMAKRQGDLDRGVERMLALSGTANDVTFKVTRGVTRPVWEPNAGTMALYEKARGVAKAIGVELPHGSAGGGSDGNFTGAMGIPTLDGLGVRGADAHTLNEHIEVDSLAERGRLMAGLLATLD; this is translated from the coding sequence ATGAACCCCGCCAACCTTCCCTTTGACTCCGAAGCTATGCTGCAGGGCCTGCGCGGCTGGGTGGAATGCGAAAGTCCGACCTGGGACGCGAGCGCTGTGAACCGCATGCTCGACATCGCCGCGCGCGACATGGCGATCATGGGCGCCACGATCGAACGCATCGCCGGAACGCAGGGATTTGGCGGCTGCGTCCGCGCGCGCTTTCCGCATCCGAAGCAGGGCGAGCCGGGGATTCTGATCGCGGGACATCTCGATACGGTTCATCCCGTCGGCACGCTGGAAAAACTCAAATGGCGGCGCGACGGCAACAAATGTTTCGGGCCCGGGATCTTCGACATGAAGGGCGGCAATTACCTGGCGCTGGAAGCGATCCGGCAATTGGCCCGCGCCTCCTTCACGACGCCGCTGCCGGTCACGGTATTGTTTACCCCGGACGAGGAAGTCGGCACGCCCTCGACGCGTGACATCATCGAAGCCGAGGCCGCGCGCAACAAATACGTGCTGGTGCCCGAACCGGGCCGGCCCAACAACGGCGTCGTCACCGGGCGTTATGCGATCGCGCGGTTCAATCTGGAAGCGACAGGCAAACCGAGCCATGCCGGCGCCACGCTGTCGTCGGGCCGTTCCGCGATCCGCGAGATGGCGCGCCAGATCATCGCAATCGACGGCATGACGACGGACGACTGCACCTTTAGCGTCGGCATCGTGCATGGCGGCCAATGGGTCAATTGCGTCGCCACCACCTGCAGCGGCGAAGCGCTGAGCATGGCCAAGCGCCAGGGCGATCTCGATCGCGGCGTCGAGCGGATGCTGGCGCTTTCCGGCACCGCCAATGACGTGACGTTCAAGGTGACGCGCGGCGTGACGCGGCCGGTGTGGGAGCCCAACGCCGGCACCATGGCGCTGTATGAGAAAGCGCGCGGCGTGGCGAAAGCGATCGGAGTCGAGCTTCCGCACGGCAGCGCCGGCGGTGGTTCCGATGGCAATTTTACCGGCGCGATGGGAATCCCGACCCTCGACGGGCTCGGCGTTCGCGGCGCCGACGCGCATACGCTCAACGAGCATATCGAGGTCGATAGCCTGGCGGAACGAGGCCGCCTGATGGCCGGATTGCTCGCGACGCTGGATTGA
- a CDS encoding alpha/beta fold hydrolase — translation MTQFEQITIAPGLTFDALVAGDAGAPLVLLLHGFAESMHCWRAQVNVLAAAGYRAVAPSQRGYSPGARPDTGEPLNYHINRLMDDAMAIAAAAGYGERRFHLVGHDWGGSIAWALADRFRERLASLTVLSRPHPNAFNRALQMEDGDQAHRSRHHTAFLEPDAADLLLADKAKQLRERLAAAGVPSAAVEAHLGVLGNKAAMEAALAWYRARGAIRSPLGPIRVPTLYIWGDADDTVGRSAAEGTEDFIAAPFTFEVLPDVGHFAADQVPDRVSELLLQQLAAYPA, via the coding sequence ATGACCCAGTTCGAACAGATCACGATCGCCCCGGGCCTGACCTTCGACGCTCTCGTCGCCGGCGACGCCGGTGCGCCGCTGGTGCTGCTGCTGCACGGCTTTGCGGAATCCATGCATTGCTGGCGGGCGCAGGTGAACGTGCTTGCGGCGGCCGGTTATCGCGCGGTGGCGCCCAGCCAGCGCGGCTATTCGCCCGGCGCGCGGCCGGATACGGGCGAGCCTTTGAATTATCACATCAACCGATTGATGGACGATGCGATGGCGATCGCCGCCGCCGCCGGTTATGGCGAGCGCCGTTTCCATCTCGTCGGCCACGATTGGGGCGGCAGCATCGCCTGGGCGCTCGCCGATCGCTTTCGGGAGCGGCTGGCGTCGCTCACCGTGCTGTCGCGGCCGCACCCGAACGCCTTCAATCGCGCGTTACAAATGGAAGACGGCGATCAGGCGCACCGCTCGCGGCACCATACTGCCTTTCTCGAGCCTGATGCCGCCGATCTGCTGCTGGCCGACAAAGCAAAACAACTGCGTGAGCGGCTGGCTGCGGCCGGCGTTCCCTCAGCCGCCGTCGAGGCGCATCTTGGCGTGCTCGGCAACAAGGCGGCGATGGAAGCCGCGCTCGCCTGGTATCGCGCGCGCGGCGCGATCCGTTCGCCACTCGGCCCGATCCGGGTGCCGACGCTCTATATCTGGGGCGACGCCGACGACACCGTGGGGCGGTCGGCCGCCGAAGGCACCGAAGATTTCATCGCCGCACCCTTTACCTTCGAAGTGCTGCCCGACGTCGGCCATTTCGCGGCGGATCAAGTGCCCGATCGCGTCAGCGAGCTGTTGCTTCAACAGCTCGCGGCCTATCCGGCCTAG
- a CDS encoding ABC transporter substrate-binding protein: MFRISRWKRPTIASNAILSALALSATLAMSGPSDAKTITAVMHADLRTPGMTTTAYIVRDFGYMIYDTLLAEDSSFKIQPQMADWKVSDDKLTYTFTLRDGLKWHDGTPVTAEDCVASLRRWGKADGMGQKLMAFTASLEATDAKTITLKLKEPYGLVLESIGKPSSLVPFMMPKRLAETPPDKPVPELIGSGPFKFVPAEFQPGVKAVFEKNRDYVPRKEPPSWTSGGKVVKVDRVEWITIADAQTAANALQSGDIDFMEIPSYDILPVLAADKNIKVETSNQLGFQTVGRMNFLWPPFDNVKVRRAALLAMNQKDVLDALIGNPEYYKVCGALFVCGTPLATDVGSESVVKGNGMAEAKKLLAESGYDGTPIVIMAPGDVVTLKAQPIVAAQLLREAGFKVDVQATDWQTVVSRRTSQKSPKEGGWNMFFTNWAAADLMNPIVNFAIGGQGKSGGWFGWAEDAKIEQLKDAFVRASSAEEQKKIAADIQKEAYDQVIYIPLGQFTQPSAWRKSLTGVLDGPATPVFWNIDKSE, translated from the coding sequence ATGTTTCGCATCTCGCGCTGGAAACGTCCCACGATCGCGTCGAATGCTATCCTGTCGGCGCTGGCGCTCTCGGCCACGCTGGCCATGTCCGGGCCCTCGGACGCCAAGACCATCACCGCGGTAATGCATGCCGATCTGCGCACTCCGGGCATGACGACGACAGCGTATATCGTCCGCGATTTCGGCTATATGATCTATGACACGCTGCTGGCGGAGGACTCCAGCTTCAAGATCCAGCCGCAGATGGCCGACTGGAAAGTTTCCGACGACAAGCTCACCTACACCTTCACCCTGCGCGACGGCCTGAAATGGCACGACGGCACGCCGGTCACGGCGGAAGACTGCGTGGCCTCGCTCAGGCGCTGGGGCAAGGCCGATGGCATGGGCCAGAAGCTGATGGCATTCACCGCCAGCCTGGAGGCGACCGATGCCAAAACCATCACGTTGAAGCTGAAAGAGCCCTACGGCCTGGTGCTGGAGTCGATCGGAAAACCGTCATCGCTGGTGCCGTTCATGATGCCGAAGCGGCTGGCGGAAACGCCGCCCGACAAGCCGGTTCCGGAATTGATCGGCTCCGGTCCGTTCAAGTTCGTGCCGGCGGAATTTCAGCCCGGCGTGAAGGCGGTGTTCGAGAAGAACAGGGATTATGTGCCGCGCAAGGAGCCGCCGAGCTGGACCTCCGGCGGCAAGGTGGTGAAGGTCGATCGCGTCGAATGGATCACGATTGCGGACGCGCAGACCGCGGCCAATGCGCTGCAGTCCGGCGACATCGATTTCATGGAAATTCCATCCTACGATATTCTGCCGGTGCTGGCAGCCGACAAGAATATCAAGGTCGAAACCTCCAACCAGCTCGGCTTTCAGACGGTCGGGCGTATGAATTTTCTTTGGCCGCCGTTCGACAATGTCAAGGTGCGCCGCGCGGCCTTGTTGGCGATGAACCAGAAGGACGTGCTGGACGCGCTGATCGGTAATCCCGAATATTACAAGGTCTGCGGCGCGTTGTTCGTTTGCGGCACGCCGCTGGCGACGGATGTCGGCTCGGAATCGGTCGTGAAGGGCAACGGCATGGCGGAAGCGAAGAAACTGCTCGCCGAGTCCGGCTATGACGGCACCCCCATCGTGATCATGGCGCCCGGCGACGTCGTGACATTGAAGGCCCAACCGATCGTCGCGGCGCAGCTGTTGCGCGAGGCCGGCTTCAAGGTGGATGTGCAGGCCACCGACTGGCAGACCGTGGTCAGCCGCCGCACCAGCCAGAAGTCGCCGAAGGAGGGCGGCTGGAACATGTTCTTCACCAATTGGGCCGCGGCCGACTTGATGAATCCCATCGTCAACTTCGCCATCGGCGGCCAAGGCAAGAGCGGCGGCTGGTTCGGCTGGGCCGAAGACGCCAAAATCGAGCAGTTGAAAGACGCCTTCGTGCGAGCGTCTTCCGCCGAGGAGCAAAAGAAGATCGCCGCCGACATCCAGAAGGAAGCCTATGACCAGGTGATCTATATCCCGCTCGGGCAATTCACCCAGCCAAGCGCGTGGCGCAAATCGCTCACTGGCGTGCTCGACGGTCCGGCCACGCCGGTCTTTTGGAATATCGACAAGTCGGAGTAG
- a CDS encoding ArsR/SmtB family transcription factor produces the protein MAYGNALMVLADPTRRKVFERLRAGPRAVNLLAAGMPVSRPAVSQHLKVLKDAGLVEEHSEGVRRIYSLRREGLVELRAWLDSFWGDALEAFKLEAEKSYKASRSK, from the coding sequence ATGGCTTACGGAAATGCCCTCATGGTGCTGGCGGACCCGACACGGCGGAAGGTGTTCGAACGCCTGCGCGCCGGGCCGCGTGCAGTGAACCTGCTGGCCGCCGGGATGCCGGTCTCCCGGCCGGCGGTGTCGCAACACCTGAAGGTGCTGAAAGACGCTGGTCTGGTCGAAGAGCACAGCGAAGGCGTGCGCCGGATCTATTCGCTCCGGCGTGAAGGTCTGGTGGAATTGCGCGCCTGGCTGGACAGTTTCTGGGGCGACGCGCTGGAGGCTTTCAAACTGGAAGCCGAAAAATCCTACAAGGCTTCAAGGAGCAAATGA
- a CDS encoding antibiotic biosynthesis monooxygenase family protein, which translates to MFIAMNRFQVAKGSEAAFENVWASRDSHLDKVPGFIEFHLLRGPEAEDHTLYASHTIWENRAVFEAWTKSEAFRAAHHNAGDNKPLYLGHPQFEGFEVRQTKRRGKTAAA; encoded by the coding sequence ATGTTTATCGCGATGAACCGGTTTCAGGTTGCGAAAGGCTCGGAGGCGGCCTTCGAGAATGTCTGGGCGTCCCGCGACAGTCATCTCGACAAGGTGCCGGGCTTTATCGAGTTTCATCTGCTCAGGGGTCCCGAGGCCGAGGATCACACGCTTTATGCCTCGCACACGATCTGGGAAAACCGCGCGGTGTTTGAGGCGTGGACCAAATCGGAGGCGTTCCGCGCCGCGCATCACAACGCCGGCGACAACAAGCCGCTCTATCTCGGACATCCGCAATTCGAGGGGTTCGAGGTGCGTCAGACCAAGCGGCGCGGCAAGACCGCGGCGGCGTGA
- a CDS encoding Panacea domain-containing protein, with protein sequence MTARLDSVAKYICEESGWRVSNLALQKLAYLAQVDHFARFGLPLIDTTFEAWDLGPVSPDLYHKVKIFGARPVRDVFYDARNFREDDERRRTLKRICKKYLGKRPGELVEISHWDFGAWAKKYEPNFRGIPITDDDIKYEIRNRERHSDLWERING encoded by the coding sequence ATGACAGCGCGCCTAGACAGTGTCGCCAAGTATATATGTGAGGAAAGCGGATGGCGCGTGTCCAATCTCGCGCTGCAAAAACTTGCCTACCTTGCGCAGGTTGACCATTTTGCCCGTTTCGGGTTGCCTCTAATTGATACTACATTTGAGGCATGGGATTTGGGACCCGTTTCCCCCGATTTATACCATAAGGTAAAAATCTTCGGGGCGCGGCCTGTGCGCGACGTATTCTACGACGCCAGAAACTTTCGCGAGGATGATGAGCGTCGTCGAACGTTGAAACGTATTTGTAAAAAATATCTCGGTAAGCGTCCCGGTGAGTTGGTCGAGATAAGCCATTGGGATTTTGGTGCGTGGGCGAAAAAATATGAACCAAATTTCCGAGGGATCCCAATCACCGACGACGACATCAAATACGAAATCCGCAACAGAGAGCGGCACTCAGATCTCTGGGAACGAATTAACGGCTGA
- a CDS encoding helix-turn-helix transcriptional regulator, producing the protein MLTTGNQLKAARALAGLSQTQLAKAAKINVTTISAMEGKESATLGSGLDTIKAVMDALDAAGVEILNHGQPGVRLKAK; encoded by the coding sequence ATGCTTACGACCGGAAACCAATTGAAGGCGGCTAGAGCCCTCGCGGGGCTTAGCCAAACCCAGCTCGCCAAAGCTGCCAAGATCAACGTCACGACGATTTCAGCAATGGAGGGCAAGGAATCGGCAACGCTCGGAAGCGGGCTCGATACCATCAAGGCGGTAATGGACGCGCTGGACGCGGCGGGCGTAGAGATTTTGAACCACGGGCAACCGGGCGTCCGGCTCAAAGCAAAATGA
- a CDS encoding Fic family protein, which yields MDAAALPSADRNVEGVVEMMLDATQKYKEELTQDRLFGWHASLFPTGRSGMRKIMVGAWRDKKSGPMQVVSGPEGRERVHYEAPVAGRLDTETQAFLKWFNGTNDTDPVLRAALAHLWFVTIHPFEDGNGRIARAIADMSLARSEESTQRFYSMSAQIRIERNAYYDILESTQKGDLDITPWMEWFLGCLDRAFDGTEDTLAVVFKKADFWKKHAAATLNERQRDILNRLLDGFEGKLTSSKWALIEKCSPDTALRDIVDLVERGILTKDPGGGRSTSYSLVKEP from the coding sequence ATGGACGCGGCGGCGCTGCCGTCCGCCGACCGCAACGTCGAAGGTGTCGTCGAAATGATGCTCGACGCCACGCAGAAGTACAAAGAAGAACTCACCCAGGACCGTCTGTTCGGTTGGCACGCGTCGCTCTTCCCGACGGGACGAAGCGGCATGCGAAAAATCATGGTCGGCGCATGGCGCGACAAAAAGTCAGGACCCATGCAGGTTGTCTCGGGCCCTGAAGGCCGCGAGCGCGTTCACTATGAAGCACCCGTCGCCGGACGGCTCGACACCGAGACGCAAGCTTTCCTCAAATGGTTTAATGGGACGAATGATACCGATCCGGTACTCAGGGCCGCGCTCGCACATCTGTGGTTCGTCACCATCCATCCCTTCGAGGACGGCAACGGACGCATCGCGCGCGCCATTGCCGATATGTCCCTCGCGCGCTCGGAGGAGAGTACGCAGCGCTTCTACAGCATGTCCGCTCAAATCCGGATCGAACGCAACGCGTATTACGACATATTGGAATCGACGCAGAAGGGCGATCTCGACATAACGCCCTGGATGGAATGGTTCCTGGGCTGCCTCGACCGCGCCTTCGATGGTACCGAGGACACTCTCGCCGTTGTTTTCAAGAAGGCGGACTTTTGGAAGAAACACGCGGCGGCGACGCTCAATGAGCGTCAGCGCGACATTCTCAATCGTTTGCTGGATGGTTTCGAGGGCAAGCTTACCTCGTCAAAATGGGCCCTGATTGAAAAATGCTCGCCTGATACCGCGCTACGCGACATTGTCGATCTGGTCGAGCGTGGGATACTCACGAAGGACCCCGGAGGCGGCCGAAGCACAAGCTATTCGTTGGTCAAGGAGCCCTGA
- a CDS encoding glutathione S-transferase family protein, with protein sequence MQEFIVHSIPGSPFGRTVLAMLEEKGASYRLSPVAPGTFRSPQHLARHPFGRVPVLEHNGFSLYETQAILRYLDRVLPAPALTPADPRRASRMDQVMNVNDWYLFQGVGNVIGFQRVIGPMLMGLTPDEAVIAAAMPQARAVFAELARLLGGQPYFAGDAVSLADLLVAPQIGFFTQTPEWSELGTPHANLVAWLARMEARPSMKATTWERVSEMAKAA encoded by the coding sequence ATGCAGGAATTCATCGTCCATTCCATTCCCGGCAGTCCGTTCGGACGCACCGTACTGGCGATGCTGGAAGAGAAGGGCGCGTCCTATCGGCTTTCGCCGGTGGCGCCGGGCACGTTCCGCTCGCCGCAACATCTGGCGCGCCATCCCTTCGGCCGGGTGCCGGTGCTCGAACACAACGGCTTCAGCCTGTACGAGACCCAGGCCATCCTGCGCTACCTCGACCGCGTGCTGCCGGCGCCGGCGCTGACGCCCGCCGATCCCAGGCGCGCGTCGCGTATGGATCAGGTGATGAATGTCAACGACTGGTATCTGTTCCAGGGCGTCGGCAACGTCATCGGCTTCCAGCGCGTGATCGGGCCGATGCTGATGGGGCTGACGCCGGACGAAGCGGTGATCGCAGCGGCGATGCCGCAGGCCCGCGCGGTGTTCGCCGAACTGGCACGGCTTCTCGGCGGGCAGCCCTATTTCGCCGGCGACGCCGTATCGCTGGCGGACCTGCTGGTCGCGCCGCAGATCGGCTTTTTCACCCAGACCCCGGAATGGTCCGAACTCGGAACGCCGCACGCCAATCTCGTGGCGTGGCTGGCGCGGATGGAAGCCCGGCCGAGCATGAAGGCCACGACCTGGGAGCGGGTGTCGGAGATGGCCAAGGCGGCGTAA